A genomic region of Plasmodium cynomolgi strain B DNA, chromosome 5, whole genome shotgun sequence contains the following coding sequences:
- a CDS encoding translation initiation factor IF-2 (putative), producing MTKPRVKKFEDPNLWIYEHVLKNGVKRESGRIMKDDLNKKAAEKLREIIEASKQYDKELKEINYKTDACLGLPHRAPKIDVNTLPFSPLNPKSKLVLWKKFLSRGDASAQGGLDGPFGGKMGLNWGSKMGVNWGGNLGSNLGSNLGSNFDVSFGGAGGTSPCLENNPMKKNAAPKSEEKKEAKKSTIFSKLKKTKKEEICKATSFFNDHMSYYDTHLKEKFMNIFLNSLEENNESVKRENVDSPVVECHTGDNAKRAKLGRDAEESLCSNAALLEKAKCSDSLWGAYPKGEVKTGYAAFKGPPKGGTSEAHLRKGAAYGGAAYDGDAAYSGDAAYTGDADLCADSDPRWDLQQGDSAKHRSGNHRSGNHRSGNHRSGDALAQAAEDATCFAGHFQSEAEKADANLFNSLRGTPRGKTTLSAGKSQPGETPIEEADRSSRGGKTGEEKASKPPNPAKSSNPSKPSNPAKPSKSSNPPNRTPNLHSFNIFEKMNSTSLYGGVGNQGEDPISSILQNLREKKKKKENSCVMGSSFSEPDAVTTVERKPPVDGQHGVTTPLSRTILEGGDVPTLDKGRNELNRTKSTQKSRGQNTPKGRESILQYEYLDSNNITVHALSQHVGMEEEKIINVSKFILDNEHINKYTKLEKEVAELICEELGVVDKLKYSHVNLKKRNPVVTILGHVDHGKTTLLDRFRNSNIAQNEIGGITQKLGAFEVVDKETNRKITFLDTPGHSVFKKIRQRCAQCTDLIILVISMDDGIMSETVECIQLAKKFNIPFIVAVNKIDKFGSDLEKISKSLVPYDVITELEENGRVPIVPISAKENINIDKLQKCILQVSDSLNLMCDYGNLCSAYVLEKKIHPSKGKLLTVVCKSGTLKINSYLLIGHMYTKVKQIYNCNNQLVKEAYPSEVVQIVSPISLTQDSGINYGDLIFEMSNLRSAQRVAKYKSKVAQYSLMSSYYGEVSGVSAVSGGGSGVSRDGSVGGVSSVGSVSRDGSAGGVGGGVGSRPKLPQIQLIIKAGDEGSIEAILEGIAEYRRKEKKEKYCDISNFVDRNYVKKNKLTDDMVEDGKIFDNWEPFRVVSKGVGSFNMNDLKYCSDVKPIFLIAFNVEIEKSVQLNIEENGAILRSHNIIYKLFEDLEKICNFYFDSLHVYEPVSRMLVSKTGFYTLKKNKSKKKRVLSVSIKEGSCNVNHYFTVMRNKQVIHKRLSVLSMQKNKDSTTELGKDCPVNSIIFNTSSEDFEVGDEIVAYRKVPRAPLFSRVKNFDLAV from the exons ATGACCAAGCCGAGGGTGAAAAAGTTCGAAGACCCCAACCTGTGGATATACGAGCACGTGctaaaaaatggggtaaaGAGGGAGAGCGGTAGAATTATGAAGGATGACCTGAACAAAAAGGCAGCGGAGAAATTGAGGGAAATTATTGAGGCCTCCAAACAGTACGACAAAGAACtgaaggaaataaattacaaaacgGATGCTTGTCTAGGCCTTCCACATAGGGCCCCCAAAATAGACGTGAATACGTTACCCTTCAGTCCACTTAATCCGAAGAGCAAATTGGTtctgtggaaaaaatttttgtccaGGGGGGACGCATCAGCGCAGGGCGGTTTGGACGGCCCCTTCGGTGGCAAAATGGGTCTCAATTggggcagcaaaatgggtgTCAATTGGGGCGGCAATTTGGGCAGCAATTTGGGCAGCAATTTGGGCAGCAATTTTGATGTCAGTTTTGGTGGCGCTGGTGGGACTTCCCCTTGCCTAGAGAACAACcccatgaaaaaaaacgcggctccaaaaagtgaagaaaaaaaagaagccaaAAAGAGTACCATTTTTagtaaattgaaaaaaacaaaaaaagaagaaatttgcAAAGCTACCTCTTTTTTCAATGACCATATGAGTTATTACGATACACATTTGAAGGagaaatttatgaatatttttttgaattcgCTGGAGGAAAATAATGAGAGTGTCAAACGGGAAAATGTGGACTCTCCCGTTGTTGAATGCCATACTGGGGATAATGCCA AACGAGCAAAACTGGGGAGAGACGCAGAAGAATCTCTTTGCAGCAATGCCGCTCTGCTGGAGAAGGCCAAGTGTAGTGATTCCCTTTGGGGGGCATACCCTAAAGGGGAAGTTAAAACGGGTTATGCTGCTTTTAAGGGGCCACCCAAAGGTGGCACGAGCGAGGCGCACCTACGGAAAGGCGCTGCTTATGGAGGTGCAGCTTATGATGGTGATGCTGCGTACAGTGGTGATGCTGCGTACACGGGTGATGCTGATCTGTGCGCCGACTCCGATCCGCGGTGGGACCTCCAACAGGGGGACAGTGCCAAGCATCGCAGTGGTAATCATCGCAGTGGTAATCATCGCAGTGGTAATCATCGCAGTGGTGACGCGTTGGCCCAAGCTGCCGAGGACGCGACCTGCTTTGCAGGCCATTTTCAAAGTGAGGCGGAAAAGGCAGATGCCAATTTGTTCAACTCGTTAAGGGGTACTCCAAGGGGGAAGACGACCCTTTCGGCGGGTAAATCCCAACCGGGGGAAACCCCCATAGAAGAAGCAGATAGGAGTagcagggggggaaaaacgggGGAGGAAAAGGCATCGAAGCCGCCTAATCCAGCGAAGTCGTCTAATCCATCGAAGCCGTCCAATCCAGCTAAGCCGTCTAAGTCTTCTAATCCGCCTAATCGCACTCCGAACCTGCACAgtttcaacatttttgagaaaatgaACAGCACGTCGTTGTACGGAGGGGTAGGCAACCAGGGGGAAGATCCTATCTCGTCGATTCTGCAAAACttgagggagaagaagaagaagaaggaaaactcGTGTGTGATGGGGAGCAGCTTCTCTGAACCGGACGCAGTAACGACGGTTGAGAGAAAACCTCCTGTGGATGGCCAACATGGAGTAACAACCCCTTTGTCTCGTACCATCTTAGAAGGTGGAGATGTGCCTACACTGGATAAAGGACGGAACGAACTTAACAGGACAAAGTCCACGCAAAAGAGCAGAGGGCAGAACACACCAAAGGGAAGAGAATCCATTTTGCAGTACGAATACCTAGACAGTAACAACATAACGGTGCATGCACTGAGTCAGCATGTTggaatggaagaagaaaaaattattaacgtCAGTAAATTTATTCTAGATAATGAACATATTAATAAGTACACGAAGTTGGAGAAGGAAGTAGCGGAATTAATTTGTGAAGAGTTAGGTGTGGTAGATAAACTAAAATATAGTCATGTCAATTTAAAGAAACGGAACCCTGTTGTAACCATCCTTGGGCATGTAGATCATGGGAAGACTACTCTACTGGATAGATTCCGAAACTCCAATATTGCTCAAAACGAAATCGGTGGAATCACTCAAAAATTAGGTGCATTCGAAGTTGTAGATAAAGAaacaaatagaaaaataaccTTTCTAGATACTCCAGGACAttccgtttttaaaaaaattagacaAAGATGTGCACAATGCACCGACTTGATTATATTAGTTATTTCTATGGATGATGGAATTATGAGTGAAACTGTAGAGTGTatccagctagccaaaaaatttaacatccCATTTATTGTAgcagtaaataaaattgataaatttGGGTCcgacttggaaaaaatatccaaatCGTTAGTACCATATGATGTCATAACAGAGTTGGAAGAAAATGGACGGGTCCCAATTGTTCCCATTTCTGCAAAGGAGAACATAAATATTGATAagcttcaaaaatgtattctaCAAGTCAGCGATTCTTTAAATCTCATGTGTGATTATGGAAACCTCTGCTCTGCATACGTATTGGAGAAGAAGATCCATCCGTCTAAGGGCAAACTTCTCACCGTGGTGTGCAAATCGGGTACgctaaaaattaattcatatCTTCTAATCGGACACATGTACACAAAGGTGAAGCAGATCTACAACTGTAATAATCAGTTGGTGAAGGAGGCCTACCCGTCGGAGGTGGTCCAAATAGTCAGCCCCATTTCGCTAACACAGGATAGTGGCATAAATTATGGAGACCTCATTTTCGAAATGAGCAACCTGAGGAGCGCCCAGAGAGTCGCCAAGTACAAGTCGAAGGTGGCGCAGTACAGCCTGATGAGCAGTTACTATGGGGAAGTTAGCGGGGTTAGCGCAGTTAGCGGCGGGGGTAGCGGTGTTAGCAGGGATGGCAGCGTTGGCGGGGTTAGCAGCGTTGGCAGTGTTAGCAGGGATGGCAGCGCTGGCGGCGTTGGCGGCGGGGTGGGGAGCCGGCCGAAGCTCCCCCAAATCCAGCTGATAATCAAAGCGGGGGATGAGGGAAGCATAGAAGCTATCCTCGAAGGAATTGCCGAATAcaggaggaaagaaaaaaaagaaaaatactgCGATATTAGTAATTTTGTAGATAGAAAttacgtgaaaaaaaataagctaaCAGATGACATGGTAgaggatggaaaaatatttgataatTGGGAACCATTCCGAGTTGTGTCCAAAGGAGTGGGCTCTTTCAACATGAACGATTTGAAATACTGCAGTGATGTGAAgcccatatttttaattgccTTCAACGTGGAGATAGAAAAAAGTGTGCAGCTGAATATTGAAGAGAATGGAGCCATTTTAAGGAGCCacaatattatttacaaattatttgaggatctagaaaaaatttgtaactTTTACTTCGATTCGCTACATGTTTATGAACCCGTTTCCAGGATGCTTGTTAGTAAGACTGGGTTTTATAcactgaagaaaaataagtcgaagaagaaaagagtGCTGTCCGTTTCGATTAAGGAGGGGTCGTGCAACGTGAATCACTACTTCACTGTTATGAGGAACAAACAGGTTATCCACAAAAGGCTGTCCGTTTTGTCAATGCAGAAGAATAAGGATAGCACCACGGAGCTGGGAAAGGACTGTCCTGTCAACTCcatcatttttaacaccTCCTCGGAAGACTTTGAGGTGGGCGACGAAATCGTGGCCTACAGGAAGGTGCCCCGTGCGCCTCTCTTCAGCCGGGTGAAGAACTTCGACTTGGCAGTGTAA
- a CDS encoding DEAD-box family helicase (putative): DLLYAYEICFFIGKKLKFFRPAAAKVGGTVETAKVSEPVEITKTSELVDAAKTSEPVEITKTSELVDAAKTSEPAENAHATPPRDVAYLGSLNHVSDYVELVDNQKNADEELTSLSKSILASYKLYYAMRPKVSKYASTKCVNKVNKIGGVYKLCLFYHPDEIYENVPSDGAREEEIPPRGEEPSGKQPNGKEPNGKEPSGNQPSEQQPSEQQPSENQPSERQPNEGADRKEATNAGDPPGVALAQPKNYTHNEVMTIIHNFQSNDSGKVKGISDGIKEKLNKLKERMHTTKRSRSGEATDDVDELMGALAMGLSDHDHDSDYELEHLWKDSENGSAGHSGEGQTEPGNKPKKMSKRALKKKKKEEQQRQKQEEQQNGKEPTSGEPTQEPPLKEAPPNGRTKRSKINIPFDDILKKINKKKIKQETAAAFAIKTPGFDLPPDEEEELNKQRFIKKKVWDMRKRKFVLQEIDTFQSDGFKKKDRRKDVGGAPGKGNHGEGGADEPTSNLYHKWVKRTKNRIKNVGELEDEKNQKGRKTSVRTKQTHHHSGDGTTSNQLDDEKQTHLQMLKQNHPEITDSLSKNIKLTKKQQRLYKKYLSGRYMDPEPNSSLHKSLSQMQKEKAKMLQKKLRTDKDFRVRYARMKKKRHEQKLREKENLKSARARSLAIVKRKKIGKRGGK; this comes from the coding sequence GATCTCCTTTACGCCTACGAGATCTGCTTCTTTATTGGCAAGAAGCTCAAGTTTTTCAGGCCCGCCGCGGCGAAGGTTGGGGGAACCGTAGAGACCGCCAAGGTGAGCGAACCCGTAGAGATCACCAAGACGAGCGAACTCGTAGACGCCGCCAAGACGAGCGAACCCGTAGAGATCACCAAGACGAGCGAACTCGTAGACGCCGCCAAGACGAGCGAACCCGCAGAGAACGCTCACGCAACCCCCCCCCGAGACGTCGCCTACCTCGGCTCGCTGAACCACGTCAGCGACTACGTCGAACTGGTAGACAATCAGAAAAACGCAGACGAGGAGCTGACCTCCCTCAGCAAGAGCATCCTGGCCTCCTACAAGCTCTACTACGCCATGAGGCCCAAAGTGTCAAAGTACGCTAGCACAAAGTGCGTCAATAAAGTTAACAAAATAGGCGGAGTTTACAAGCTCTGCCTGTTTTATCACCCTGATGAAATTTACGAGAATGTCCCATCCGATGGGGCAAGAGAGGAGGAGATTCCCCCGCGTGGAGAGGAGCCGAGTGGAAAGCagccaaatggaaaggagccaaatggaaaggagCCGAGTGGAAATCAGCCGAGTGAACAGCAGCCGAGTGAACAGCAGCCAAGTGAAAATCAGCCGAGTGAAAGGCAGCCGAACGAGGGAGCAGACAGGAAAGAAGCCACCAACGCGGGGGACCCCCCTGGAGTGGCCCTCGCCCAGCCGAAGAATTACACCCACAACGAAGTCATGACGATCATCCACAATTTCCAAAGCAATGACAGCGGAAAGGTGAAAGGAATATCAGACGGCATCAAGGAAAAGTTAAACAAACTGAAGGAGAGGATGCATACGACTAAGCGCAGCCGAAGTGGAGAGGCCACGGATGACGTAGACGAACTTATGGGTGCCCTTGCCATGGGTCTCTCCGATCACGACCATGATAGCGATTACGAGTTGGAGCACTTGTGGAAGGACAGCGAAAATGGTAGTGCAGGCCATTCGGGGGAAGGCCAAACGGAGCCAGGTAACAAGCCGaagaaaatgagcaaaagggcgttaaaaaagaagaagaaggaggagcagcagaggcagaagcaggaggagcagcaaaacggaaaagaacCCACCAGCGGGGAACCAACGCAGGAACCCCCACTCAAAGAAGCACCCCCAAACGGAAGGAccaaaagaagcaaaatcaACATCCCCTTTgatgatatattaaaaaaaataaataaaaaaaaaatcaaacaaGAAACAGCAGCAGCCTTTGCAATTAAAACTCCGGGATTCGATCTACCCCcagatgaggaagaagaattaaataaacaaagattcataaaaaaaaaagtttgggacatgaggaaaagaaaatttgtcCTACAAGAAATAGATACCTTTCAGAGTGACGGTTTCAAAAAGAAGGACAGACGGAAGGATGTAGGAGGGGCACCTGGTAAAGGGAATCACGGAGAAGGTGGTGCAGATGAACCCACCAGTAACCTCTACCATAAGTGGGTCAAACGCACAAAGAATCGAATCAAAAATGTAGGAGAGCtggaagatgaaaaaaaccaaaagggaagaaaaacatctGTGAGGACAAAACAGACGCACCACCACTCAGGGGACGGTACCACAAGTAACCAGCTGGACGATGAAAAACAGACTCACTTGCAAATGCTGAAGCAGAACCATCCGGAGATTACCGATTCGTTGTCTAAGAACATAAAGCTGACTAAGAAGCAGCAGAGGCTGTACAAGAAGTACCTATCGGGCAGGTATATGGATCCAGAACCAAACTCCTCTCTACACAAAAGCTTATCACAgatgcagaaggagaaagcCAAAATGCTACAGAAAAAACTCAGAACAGATAAAGACTTCAGGGTGAGGTATGCGCgcatgaagaagaagcgccACGAGCAGAAGCTGCGGGAAAAGGAGAACCTCAAGAGTGCCCGCGCGCGCTCCCTCGCCATTGttaagaggaagaaaataggCAAGCGGGGGGGCAAGTGA
- a CDS encoding hypothetical protein (putative) — translation MEVRRRSSKEPSRRMHYEVRPRTQRTASYGAGLSDPSSQGENMEIYYNEAKYLSKEQMKAYIHKMKKEIKNYKLREMNYKIEIKYLRRKIERLKGIIQNDTFFLNHQRGGSVRSHHSGFSFKSGMNKVNSEDGTHAGWYKRGNISEGNYHHRGYTQKYDSARDGGHHDRNRSHSYSHGHGRNRSNSRSHSHSRNRSRVFEDNRSEAKFSNVSIRSINASIHNNKRINVRNFNGRFSDTCRRSDHNQVTHLEKVQADNNTRGSMDRFNSLKKHSRDHSRDHLRDHSRDHFVHTVPMAREVKKDNPCEDRMCLAIKRGSDSFRSNRSCSCTSKFKLKSHLISNSNHIRNMSSDINNTISKDIKNYYSSKQSILSGTSQQLLNRNSSSVQKGPSGRKDVESKTDSCGKHMSIEKLSKLTPREIKKKINCDFFDYAHHQRILRKKYISPYAFKRDTSLSRMASCGKVTQRSGSQVNAAEEKNGEDNGELSDGGDSIKRVKLYLDKQREKRNPPAVSTATPSMPSTMLTAAPTTPSMPSTTLAATPTSAKKHDGVSARGGAKAVTTGTVLISKEKKKSETNSNAKGSHTEYRDGTHLKTNQTKQRQNVLESIKKSIDSDIKENFKKELEELKRRKDILVSKRSDYCDLSFGSTSSSDSSRGGRRPAEGVGNPSKGGAQCKAVNNPLKESSILNISFNDLDKRINNLKNYLKNSNA, via the exons ATGGAAGTTCGAAGG CGATCGTCGAAAGAGCCGTCCAGGAGAATGCATTACGAG GTGCGCCCCCGAACGCAGAGGACAGCCTCGTACGGAGCGGGTCTCTCCGACCCCAGCTCGCAGGGAGAAAACATGGAAATCTACTACAACGAAGCCAAGTACCTCAGCAAAGAACAAATGAAGGCATacatacacaaaatgaaaaaagaaattaaaaactatAAACTTCGAGAAATGAATTACAAAatcgaaataaaatatctgAGGAGGAAAATAGAGAGATTAAAAGGGATTATACAGaatgatacattttttttaaatcatcagAGAGGGGGTTCCGTACGAAGTCACCACAGTGGGTTCTCCTTCAAGAGTGGCATGAACAAAGTGAATTCGGAAGACGGTACGCATGCCGGGTGGTACAAAAGGGGCAACATTTCGGAGGGAAATTACCACCACAGAGGGTATACGCAAAAGTATGACAGTGCTCGCGATGGTGGTCACCACGATCGAAATCGCAGCCACAGTTACAGTCACGGTCACGGTCGTAATCGCAGTAATAGTCGCAGTCACAGTCACAGTCGCAATCGCAGTCGCGTCTTTGAGGACAACCGTTCTGAGGCGAAATTTTCAAACGTGTCAATAAGAAGCATCAACGCGAGTATACACAACAACAAGCGAATAAACGTGCGGAATTTTAATGGCAGGTTTAGTGACACGTGCAGAAGGAGCGATCACAATCAGGTGACACACTTAGAGAAAGTACAGGCAGATAATAATACCAGAGGAAGCATGGACCGATTCAACAGCTTGAAGAAGCATTCGAGGGATCACTCGAGAGACCACTTGAGAGACCACTCGAGAGACCATTTCGTTCACACCGTTCCCATGGCcagggaagtaaaaaaagataacCCCTGTGAAGATCGCATGTGTTTGGCAATAAAAAGAGGCTCCGATTCTTTCCGTTCCAATAGAAGCTGCTCCTGTACATCCAAATTCAAGCTGAAAAGTCACCTCATTTCGAATAGCAATCATATACGTAATATGTCTAGCGATATAAACAACACCATTTCgaaggacataaaaaattattacagtTCCAAGCAGAGCATACTTTCTGGCACTAGTCAGCAACTGCTTAATCGCAACTCCTCATCTGTTCAGAAAGGACCTAGTGGACGAAAGGATGTGGAATCGAAAACAGATTCGTGTGGTAAACACATGAGTATAGAAAAACTTAGTAAGTTAACACcaagagaaataaaaaaaaaaatcaattgCGATTTTTTTGATTATGCTCATCATCAGAGAATccttaggaaaaaatatatctcaCCTTATGCGTTTAAACGGGATACAAGTTTGAGTAGGATGGCTAGCTGTGGTAAGGTCACGCAACGGAGTGGTTCCCAGGTGAATGCagcggaggagaaaaatggggaagacaATGGAGAACTGAGCGACGGCGGGGACTCCATTAAAAGGGTCAAACTGTACTTGGACAAGCAGCGGGAGAAGAGGAACCCGCCCGCCGTTTCGACCGCCACGCCTAGCATGCCTAGCACTATGCTTACCGCTGCACCCACCACGCCTAGCATGCCTAGCACTACGCTTGCCGCCACCCCCACTAGTGCGAAGAAGCATGACGGGGTATCAGCCAGAGGAGGGGCCAAAGCAGTTACCACGGGAACCGTCCTAATCagtaaggagaaaaaaaagagcgagACAAACTCGAACGCCAAGGGGAGCCACACAGAGTATCGAGATGGAACCCATTTGAAAACAAACCAAACGAAACAGCGACAAAACGTGTTAGAAAGTATCAAGAAAAGCATAGATTCAGACATtaaggaaaattttaaaaaggagttaGAGGagttaaaaaggaggaaagacATACTAGTATCCAAGCGAAGTGATTACTGTGACCTGTCCTTCGGCAGTACCAGCAGCAGTGATAGCAGCCGCGGTGGTAGGCGGCCCGCTGAAGGGGTGGGGAACCCAAGCAAAGGGGGAGCGCAGTGCAAAGCTGTGAATAACCCTTTGAAAGAATCGAGTATTTTAAATATCTCCTTCAATGACCTTGATAAGAGAATAAACaacttgaaaaattatttgaagaattcCAACGCGTGA
- a CDS encoding activated protein kinase C receptor (putative): protein MENIKEAEITPRGVLEGGHSDWVTSVSTPTDAKLKTIVSASRDKKLIVWNINPDDDSGEIGTAKKSLTGHSQAINDVSISSDGLFALSGSWDHSVRLWDLSCGETIRSFIGHTSDVFSVSFSPDNRQIVSASRDKTIKLWNTLAQCKYTITEEQHTDWITCVRFSPSPKQAIIVSCGWDKLVKVWNLKNCDLNKNLEAHTGVLNTVTISPDGSLCASGGKDGVAKLWDVNEGKHLYSLETGCTINSLCFSPCDYWLCAATDRFIRIWNLESKLIISEIYPVKQSKVGLPWCTSITWSANGQLLFCGSTDGNIYVYEVKKQSI, encoded by the exons ATGGAAAACATAAAGGAAGCGGAAATAACCCCAAGGGGTGTGTTGGAAGGAGGACACAGCGACTGGGTCACTTCTGTTTCAACGCCCACTGACGCAAAGTTAAAAACCATCGTGAGTGCGTCCAGAG acAAGAAGCTAATCGTGTGGAACATCAACCCCGATGACGACTCAGGCGAAATAGGAACCGCAAAGAAATCCCTGACGGGTCACTCGCAAGCCATCAATGATGTGTCTATTTCCTCGGACGGGTTGTTTGCGCTGTCCGGATCATGGGACCACTCAGTTCGATTATGGGATTTGTCTTGCGGAGAAACGATAAGGTCTTTCATTGGACACACTTCTGATGTTTTTAGTGTCTCCTTCAGTCCTGATAACAGGCAAATCGTTTCCGCCAGCAGAGATAAAACAATTAAACTTTGGAACACCTTAGCTCAGTGTAAGTACACCATAACGGAAGAGCAGCATACCGACTGGATTACGTGTGTGagattttctccttcaccaAAACAAGCCATTATTGTTTCCTGTGGATGGGATAAGTTAGTCAAAGTatggaatttaaaaaattgtgattTGAATAAAAACTTGGAAGCACACACCGGTGTGCTAAACACAGTCACTATTTCTCCAGATGGCTCATTATGTGCATCCGGAGGAAAGGACGGAGTAGCAAAATTGTGGGATGTGAACGAAGGAAAGCATTTGTACTCTCTAGAAACTGGCTGTACAATAAACTCACTTTGTTTCTCTCCATGTGACTATTGGCTATGTGCAGCAACGGACAGATTTATAAGAATATGGAACTTGGAAAGTAAGCTAATCATTTCGGAAATATACCCAGTGAAACAATCCAAAGTTGGATTACCCTGGTGTACTTCCATCACTTGGTCGGCAAATGGCCAACTCTTATTTTGTGGTTCCACGgatggaaatatttatgtttatgaAGTGAAGAAACAATCCATTTAG
- a CDS encoding hypothetical protein (putative), whose product MYMLSDDEVAYSNSLYSGETGTEANGTSEEQSHGYERSQFASFDPTGGARGKAHTYKRWRQHAYQSESQSDGQSEGQSEYRHEDDSESQREYQNPYHLEYQSPYQLEYPNPYQLNHESPYHREHQSASQGEGELFKYVCIASIEDVEILFKCSFLPHELDAAANYTIKKILGASKRKLNHCNKKMLNWDNKIIYFTICTEKKMAFFLIGLHMKAYFKNYAFEFLKKLEIYTKSDLFSGQNYKGRNISPYKMHTTEAFLQRTIKGINKCCRDEKMIAVKQKLHKINSVMNNHIDNLYQSRGNIKALKYKTQNMSKNTLHFVQNSKKLKRIMFMKYWKTYVFLACFAIIGFKVYRSL is encoded by the coding sequence ATGTATATGCTATCGGATGACGAAGTAGCCTACTCCAACAGTCTGTACAGTGGGGAAACCGGGACGGAGGCGAACGGAACTAGCGAGGAGCAGTCCCACGGGTACGAACGGAGCCAATTCGCCAGCTTCGACCCGACGGGCGGTGCGCGGGGGAAGGCGCACACGTACAAGAGGTGGCGCCAACACGCATATCAAAGTGAGAGCCAAAGTGATGGCCAAAGCGAAGGCCAAAGTGAGTACCGGCACGAAGACGACAGTGAGTCCCAACGGGAATACCAGAATCCGTACCACCTGGAGTATCAAAGTCCGTACCAGCTCGAGTATCCAAATCCGTACCAGCTAAACCATGAGAGTCCTTACCATCGCGAGCATCAAAGTGCGTCCCAAGGTGAGGGCGAACTATTCAAGTACGTCTGCATAGCATCGATAGAAGACgtcgaaattttatttaagtGCAGCTTCCTACCCCACGAGCTGGACGCCGCCGCGAACTataccataaaaaaaatattgggaGCCTCCAAAAGGAAACTAAATCactgcaataaaaaaatgctcaactgggataacaaaattatttacttCACAAtttgcacagaaaaaaaaatggcattttttctAATCGGACTACATATGAAAGCCTACTTCAAAAATTATGCATTCGAGTTTTTGAAGAAGCTGGAAATTTATACAAAGTCCGATTTATTTTCTGGTCAAAATTACAAAGGCAGAAATATCTCCCCTTACAAAATGCACACGACAGAAGCATTTTTGCAGCGCACAATTAAAGGCATTAATAAGTGTTGtcgtgatgaaaaaatgattgcAGTGAAACAAAAGctacataaaattaattccGTCATGAATAATCACATCGATAATTTATATCAGTCCAGGGGAAACATAAAAGCTCTCAAATATAAGACGCAAAACATGTCGAAAAATACTTTACACTTTGttcaaaatagtaaaaaattgaaaaggattATGTTCATGAAGTACTGGAAGACGTATGTTTTTTTGGCTTGTTTCGCGATCATAGGATTTAAGGTTTACCGATCCTTA